A portion of the Hydractinia symbiolongicarpus strain clone_291-10 chromosome 10, HSymV2.1, whole genome shotgun sequence genome contains these proteins:
- the LOC130612383 gene encoding 40S ribosomal protein S10-like — protein sequence MIISKANRIAIYESLFKDGVMVAIKDFNLAKHGDQEKVRNLEVIKAMQSLKSRGYVRENFAWRHYYWYVTNEGIQYLRDFLHLPPEIVPATLKKSTKPSDAPKPWAKGGDQRSSGPRGGDSSRDSYRRDGGASDKAGAGADFNPEFRAGYGGLGRGAPTGGFGAPPS from the exons ATGATTATCTCAAAGGCGAACCGAATAGCCATATACGAGTCGTTATTCAAGGATGGTGTCATGGTAGCtataaaagattttaatttgGCTAAGCATGGTGATCAGGAGAAGGTCAGAAATCTAGAAGTTATTAAAGCCATGCAG tCACTTAAATCTCGTGGATATGTCAGAGAGAACTTCGCATGGAGACATTATTATTGGTATGTGACAAATGAAGGCATTCAATATTTGCGTGATTTTCTTCACCTTCCACCAGAGATTGTTCCTGCAACATTGAAAAAGTCGACAAAACCATCCGATGCACCAAAACCATGGGCCAAAG GTGGTGACCAACGAAGCTCTGGACCACGTGGAGGAGATTCTAGCCGTGACTCCTACAGACGTGATGGAGGAGCATCAGACAAAGCCGGAGCAGGGGCAGACTTCAACCCTGAATTC cgTGCTGGCTATGGTGGTCTGGGACGTGGTGCTCCAACTGGTGGGTTTGGTGCACCTCCCtcgtaa
- the LOC130612163 gene encoding RING finger protein 32-like, whose protein sequence is MQDPLNKSPLCIRKMATARSKQSKSNRNLTLTAVALQDHLAKTLNLKYGLSLSKGISNQNTVNLKSKNIVFKKDTKNLNKEFVIKSASQNVARNVTLAEKLGIVECEENPCLNEEQWAILKKKSNSRGDSSQPCAICKDNYNQFRQQILLSCSHVFHRQCIASFEKYSGKAICPICRRTNYEKRVIFDGSIITLNRSATVIQKHWRRYIIQKRYIQLREKIPPSDKKLRRKYYEQKFLKLSDKLVESYDYHYEDVSHFIDSIDQNLVSSKSVMKRFTERDMLENEWENIQIKAIKRGKKECPICLSLLNDGSKGTMLLSCTHVYHMQCLLAYEQYNNKHEKLCPVCRTEYNKRSF, encoded by the coding sequence ATGCAGGACCCGCTCAACAAAAGTCCACTTTGCATTCGCAAAATGGCAACTGCAAGAAGTAAACAATCAAAGAGTAATCGGAATCTCACTTTGACTGCTGTGGCACTTCAGGATCATTTGGCTAAAACGTTGAATCTGAAATACGGGTTATCTTTGTCTAAAGGGATTTCGAACCAGAATACAGTCAACttgaaatcaaaaaatattgtctTTAAGAAAGATACAAAGAATCTTAACAAAGAATTCGTAATAAAATCAGCTTCCCAAAATGTCGCAAGGAACGTGACATTGGCAGAAAAACTGGGTATTGTAGAGTGTGAAGAAAATCCTTGTTTGAATGAAGAACAATGggcaattttaaagaaaaaatctaactCAAGAGGTGATTCGTCACAACCATGTGCAATATGTAAGGATAATTATAATCAATTTCGACAGCAAATATTATTATCATGTAGTCATGTTTTTCATCGCCAATGCATAGCATCATTTGAAAAATACTCAGGTAAAGCTATTTGTCCTATTTGTCGAAGAACAAACTATGAAAAAAGAGTAATATTTGATGGTTCAATAATTACTTTAAACAGATCTGCCACTGTGATACAAAAACACTGGAGGCGTTAtattatacaaaaaaggtacATTCAACTTAGAGAGAAAATACCACCAAGTGACAAAAAACTTAGAAGAAAGTATTATGAGCAAAAGTTCTTAAAACTTTCTGATAAACTTGTTGAATCATACGACTATCACTACGAAGATGTGTCCCACTTTATTGATTCGATTGACCAAAATTTGGTTTCTAGCAAATCTGTAATGAAGAGATTTACTGAAAGAGACATGCTTGAAAATGAGTGGgaaaatattcaaattaaaGCTATTAAAAGAGGCAAAAAGGAATGTCCAATATGTTTGTCATTGCTAAATGATGGAAGCAAGGGAACCATGTTGTTATCATGCACACATGTTTATCATATGCAATGCCTTTTGGCTTACGAACAATATAATAATAAGCATGAGAAACTTTGCCCAGTGTGTAGAACAGAAtataataaaaggagtttttag